A window from Streptomyces sp. NBC_00271 encodes these proteins:
- a CDS encoding MFS transporter translates to MDRHPRRWLILIVLCLSTLVLVVDNMVLTVAIPTIAEDLKASAQDLQWILDSYMLVFAGLLLTAGSLSDKFGRRKVMVIGLALFGAASVVAMEAATPGALILGRVLMGVGGALIMPSTLSILVTVFDDAERPKAIAAWSAVAMVGLVGGPVVGGALLAHFWWGVVFLLNIPIAGLAIVAALVLMPESKGPWRKADPIGMVLSMVGMTALIWTIIEFPKGGLGQQGTQLSLGVAVLGLVGFGVWESRCSSPMIPVSIYRNRVFTGASFSLVLLTLAQGGLMLVLTQYLQFVLGYSATQTGLAFTPLALATLAFNSVGAALLPKTGNRAMVVFGLLVIASGFGLLSTLNPESGWGVLAGAMCLMGAGGGLTMPAAMSAMMGAIPDEHAGVGSALNDTVQQAGAALGVAVLGAVLSSTFTGHMPAAAPAAARHSIGDALAVAARTGDKSLLASAHDAFTSAMSASFLVGGAGVLVAAVLAVFLMRDGRAAGASDQGASDQRAVDQGAADEGVLGEVVSVGSAGVSR, encoded by the coding sequence ATGGACCGTCATCCGCGTCGCTGGCTCATCCTGATCGTGTTGTGCCTCAGCACTCTGGTGCTGGTCGTCGACAACATGGTTCTCACCGTGGCGATCCCGACGATCGCCGAGGACCTGAAGGCCAGCGCCCAGGACCTCCAGTGGATCCTCGACTCGTACATGCTGGTCTTCGCCGGGCTGCTGCTGACCGCGGGCAGCCTCTCCGACAAGTTCGGGCGGCGGAAGGTGATGGTCATCGGGCTCGCGCTCTTCGGGGCGGCCTCGGTGGTGGCCATGGAGGCCGCCACGCCCGGGGCGCTGATCCTGGGGCGGGTGCTGATGGGCGTCGGGGGCGCGCTGATCATGCCCAGCACGCTGTCGATCCTGGTCACCGTCTTCGACGACGCCGAGCGGCCCAAGGCCATCGCCGCCTGGAGCGCCGTCGCCATGGTCGGGCTCGTCGGTGGTCCGGTCGTCGGGGGCGCGCTGCTGGCCCACTTCTGGTGGGGGGTCGTCTTCCTCCTCAACATCCCCATCGCCGGTCTCGCGATCGTCGCCGCGCTGGTCCTCATGCCCGAGTCCAAGGGGCCCTGGCGCAAGGCCGACCCGATCGGCATGGTGCTGTCGATGGTCGGCATGACCGCGCTCATCTGGACGATCATCGAGTTTCCCAAGGGCGGCCTGGGTCAGCAGGGCACGCAGCTCTCGCTCGGCGTCGCCGTGCTCGGGCTGGTCGGGTTCGGGGTGTGGGAGAGCCGTTGCTCCTCGCCGATGATCCCGGTCTCGATCTACCGCAACCGTGTCTTCACCGGCGCCAGCTTCTCCCTCGTGCTGCTGACCCTGGCCCAGGGCGGCCTGATGCTGGTGCTGACCCAGTACCTGCAGTTCGTCCTCGGCTACTCCGCCACCCAGACCGGTCTCGCCTTCACCCCGCTGGCCCTCGCGACCCTCGCCTTCAACAGCGTCGGCGCCGCCCTGCTGCCGAAGACCGGCAACCGCGCCATGGTGGTCTTCGGGCTCCTCGTCATCGCCTCCGGGTTCGGGCTGCTGTCCACGCTGAACCCGGAGAGTGGGTGGGGCGTCCTCGCCGGTGCGATGTGCCTGATGGGCGCCGGCGGCGGGCTGACCATGCCCGCGGCGATGTCGGCCATGATGGGTGCGATCCCGGACGAGCACGCCGGTGTGGGCTCCGCGCTCAACGACACCGTTCAGCAGGCCGGCGCCGCGCTCGGTGTCGCCGTCCTCGGTGCGGTTCTCTCCAGCACCTTCACCGGCCACATGCCCGCCGCCGCCCCGGCCGCCGCCCGCCACTCGATCGGCGACGCCCTCGCCGTCGCCGCCCGCACCGGCGACAAGTCCCTGCTCGCCTCCGCCCACGACGCCTTCACCAGCGCGATGTCGGCGAGCTTCCTGGTGGGCGGGGCGGGAGTCCTGGTCGCGGCCGTCCTCGCCGTCTTCCTGATGCGCGACGGCAGGGCCGCCGGAGCCTCGGACCAGGGTGCCTCGGACCAGCGTGCGGTGGACCAGGGTGCGGCGGACGAGGGTGTGTTGGGCGAGGTCGTGTCGGTTGGGAGTGCGGGGGTCAGCCGCTGA
- a CDS encoding IclR family transcriptional regulator domain-containing protein: MPSNVAPAPGTGTSSAAGAEAAVPAEAVTPLIRGIAVLRRLTDADGVSSLSGLERSTGLARSTVDRITATLARRGYVRLDGRDAVLAPRLMELGNAYLAALRLPRLLDAHADALADELDESVSLAVGDQDGIRFIHQATRRRAMSLSFRIGDLLPAERTAPGPLFATEWGDREWARWRERRAADPEDRGFPAVPARSRPIEYGEDGEDCRNDEKDRIGASRTNSKNGTDLTVAKDLTVTKGLTVGRDLTVGKSLAADRPEEPGADRSARRLPTLGDDFEQRTAEAREAGWALDDQLIEPGLVALSMPVREAGRIACVVSVVSHTSRHTAADLRDTLLPRLREAVAAMERELREAQHAESATPRTTTAPSGLAVWTGASKQELGREFIESLARGLTVITAFGEGRAELNLTEVARATGLARATARRALITLEHLGYVTAHDRVFRLTPRVLGLGFPPLSRTSLAEIAAPHLTELSQRLHDSVSLAVLTGDEIQYTGRVSTSRVMSVHITIGTRLPAYPTALGRVILADLPEPPLTELLPLTPRTITDPARLKAVLDRVREEGYALVDEELEVGLRSVAVPVRERGGRVVAAVNVAMHSSRRTPEECVAEVLPELRATVGRIEEDLWVAGRFRRVPRT, translated from the coding sequence ATGCCATCGAACGTCGCACCGGCCCCCGGGACCGGCACCAGCAGCGCCGCAGGCGCCGAGGCCGCGGTTCCCGCCGAGGCCGTCACCCCCCTCATCCGCGGTATCGCCGTACTACGGCGGCTGACCGACGCCGACGGAGTGTCCAGCCTCAGCGGTCTGGAGCGGTCCACCGGGCTCGCGCGCTCCACCGTCGACCGGATCACCGCGACCCTGGCGCGCCGGGGGTACGTACGCCTCGACGGCCGCGACGCCGTCCTGGCCCCCCGTCTGATGGAACTCGGCAACGCCTACCTGGCCGCCCTGCGCCTGCCCCGCCTCCTCGACGCGCACGCCGACGCCCTTGCCGACGAGCTCGACGAGTCCGTCTCGCTCGCGGTCGGCGACCAGGACGGCATCCGCTTCATCCACCAGGCGACCCGGCGCCGCGCCATGTCGCTGAGCTTCCGCATCGGCGACCTGCTGCCCGCCGAACGCACCGCGCCCGGCCCGCTGTTCGCCACCGAGTGGGGCGATCGGGAGTGGGCGCGGTGGCGCGAGCGGCGCGCGGCCGACCCGGAGGACCGGGGGTTTCCGGCGGTCCCGGCGCGGAGCCGGCCGATCGAGTACGGCGAGGACGGCGAGGACTGCCGAAACGACGAGAAGGACAGGATCGGCGCGAGCCGCACGAACAGCAAAAACGGCACAGACCTCACCGTCGCCAAAGACCTCACCGTCACCAAGGGCCTCACCGTCGGCAGGGACCTCACCGTCGGCAAAAGCCTCGCAGCGGACAGGCCGGAGGAGCCGGGAGCCGACCGAAGCGCACGTCGACTCCCCACCCTCGGCGACGACTTCGAGCAGCGTACGGCCGAGGCGCGGGAGGCCGGCTGGGCGCTGGACGACCAGTTGATCGAACCGGGCCTGGTCGCCCTCTCCATGCCCGTACGGGAGGCGGGCCGCATCGCCTGTGTGGTGAGCGTGGTCAGCCACACCAGCCGGCACACCGCGGCCGATCTGCGCGACACCCTGCTGCCCCGGCTGCGGGAGGCCGTCGCCGCGATGGAACGGGAACTGCGCGAGGCACAGCACGCCGAATCCGCCACGCCCCGCACCACCACCGCCCCCTCCGGCCTCGCCGTCTGGACCGGCGCCTCCAAGCAGGAACTGGGCCGGGAGTTCATCGAGTCGCTGGCCCGGGGCCTCACCGTCATCACCGCCTTCGGCGAGGGCCGCGCCGAACTGAACCTCACCGAGGTCGCCCGGGCCACCGGACTCGCCCGGGCGACCGCCCGCCGCGCCCTGATCACCCTGGAACACCTCGGATACGTCACCGCGCACGACCGCGTCTTCCGCCTCACCCCCCGCGTGCTGGGCCTCGGCTTCCCACCCCTGTCACGGACCTCGCTCGCCGAGATCGCCGCCCCGCACCTCACCGAACTCTCGCAGCGGCTGCACGACTCGGTGTCGCTGGCGGTCCTGACCGGCGACGAGATCCAGTACACGGGCCGCGTCTCCACCAGCCGCGTCATGAGCGTCCACATCACCATCGGCACCCGTCTGCCCGCGTACCCCACCGCGCTGGGCCGGGTGATACTGGCGGACCTGCCCGAGCCCCCGCTCACCGAACTGCTTCCGTTGACCCCCCGCACGATCACGGACCCCGCTCGGCTGAAGGCCGTCCTGGACCGCGTACGGGAAGAGGGATACGCCCTGGTCGACGAGGAGTTGGAGGTGGGGCTGCGCTCGGTCGCGGTGCCGGTGCGCGAGCGCGGTGGGCGGGTCGTGGCCGCCGTCAATGTCGCGATGCACAGCAGCCGCCGTACGCCCGAGGAGTGCGTCGCCGAGGTGCTGCCGGAGTTGCGGGCCACGGTGGGAAGGATCGAGGAGGATCTGTGGGTGGCGGGACGGTTCCGCCGGGTACCGCGGACGTGA
- a CDS encoding helix-turn-helix domain-containing protein: MSSALPTTHQALTVPEVMEALSLSRFKVYDLIRSRQLKSIKIGRCRRVPADALRAFINDQLEEAA, translated from the coding sequence GTGAGTTCCGCCCTGCCCACTACTCACCAAGCGCTCACGGTTCCCGAAGTGATGGAGGCATTGAGCCTTAGCCGTTTCAAGGTCTACGACCTCATCCGCTCTCGACAGCTCAAGAGCATCAAGATCGGCCGATGCCGCCGCGTGCCTGCCGATGCTCTTCGAGCCTTCATCAATGACCAGTTGGAGGAAGCCGCCTGA
- a CDS encoding TetR/AcrR family transcriptional regulator, producing MSPQEQAEAGPPTPVQSVWTRPRAGREQPALSRDQIVAEALRLLDSDGIDALSMRKLGTRLGAGATSLYRHVANKDELIELAIDEIYGEIEIPRSTDPATWRADATHCAQSLRATMLRHPWIASVLGEMGMSYLGPNAMRLAEFLLALFTRAGLPTTEADQAASTLVAYVTGMATSEAAYLNVLARSGHTEQQYVESLWPTAEQAAESYPHLREGYAEQRGKDPRTARDENFQYGLDRVLDGLETRTAH from the coding sequence ATGTCCCCCCAGGAGCAGGCCGAAGCGGGGCCGCCGACGCCCGTCCAGTCGGTGTGGACCCGCCCCCGGGCCGGTCGCGAACAGCCGGCGCTGAGCCGGGACCAGATCGTCGCCGAGGCGCTACGCCTGCTCGACTCCGACGGCATCGACGCCCTGAGCATGCGCAAGCTCGGCACCCGCCTCGGCGCCGGAGCCACCTCGCTCTACCGGCACGTGGCCAACAAGGACGAGCTCATCGAGCTGGCCATCGACGAGATCTACGGCGAAATCGAGATCCCCCGGTCCACCGACCCCGCGACCTGGCGCGCGGACGCGACCCACTGCGCCCAGAGCCTGCGCGCGACGATGCTGCGCCACCCGTGGATCGCCTCGGTCCTCGGCGAGATGGGCATGTCGTACCTCGGCCCGAACGCCATGCGCCTGGCCGAGTTCCTGCTCGCCCTCTTCACCCGCGCGGGCCTGCCCACCACCGAGGCCGACCAGGCCGCCTCGACCCTCGTCGCCTACGTCACCGGCATGGCCACCAGCGAGGCCGCCTACCTCAACGTCCTCGCCCGCAGCGGCCACACCGAACAGCAGTACGTGGAAAGCCTCTGGCCCACCGCCGAACAGGCCGCCGAGTCCTACCCCCACCTCCGCGAGGGCTACGCCGAACAACGCGGCAAGGATCCCCGCACCGCCCGCGACGAGAACTTCCAGTACGGCCTCGACCGCGTCCTGGACGGCCTGGAAACCCGAACCGCCCACTGA
- a CDS encoding tyrosine-type recombinase/integrase, with amino-acid sequence MARKRNPNGAGSIWQRKDGRYEARVYVPQPDGTRKRKTVYGATWEECDTKRQELVRRDRQGIPTPARSAKLSEWLPYWLEHYVEPRRKLSTYDKYEAHVRLYLVPILGAKRLESLSVADVRRFITRVQGAHTAATAKEAHRVLRTALSAAVREELITRNVAALVEPPRVKQREIRPWTLEETLSFLEAARSDPLYAAFVLAVAMGLRRGELVGLRWSDLDLDNRVLHVRQQTQRRRGTLYDDDPKSRRSRVVPMPALCLAPLRWHRLRQREVFARTGVAWSENGHVFATRNGRPVEPRNVYRSFTRVAADAGLRVVRLHDARHGCATLLTAAGVAPRVIMEILGHSQISITMDVYTHVVHDTQREAISHMDRLLKRRLPAA; translated from the coding sequence ATGGCACGCAAGAGGAATCCAAACGGCGCCGGCAGCATCTGGCAGCGCAAGGATGGTCGGTACGAAGCCCGTGTGTACGTTCCGCAGCCTGACGGCACCCGCAAGCGCAAGACGGTCTACGGCGCCACGTGGGAGGAGTGCGACACCAAACGCCAGGAACTGGTCCGACGCGACCGCCAAGGCATCCCCACGCCCGCCCGCTCCGCCAAGCTCTCCGAGTGGCTGCCGTACTGGCTGGAGCACTACGTCGAGCCGCGTCGCAAGCTCAGCACGTACGACAAGTACGAGGCGCATGTGCGGCTTTACCTGGTCCCGATCCTGGGCGCCAAGCGGCTGGAGTCCCTGAGCGTTGCTGACGTGCGCCGCTTCATCACTCGGGTGCAAGGCGCCCACACGGCCGCGACCGCGAAGGAAGCACACCGGGTGCTGCGCACGGCGCTTTCGGCAGCCGTCCGAGAGGAACTGATCACACGCAATGTCGCCGCGCTGGTGGAGCCGCCGCGCGTCAAGCAGCGGGAGATTCGCCCGTGGACGCTGGAGGAGACCCTGTCGTTCCTGGAGGCGGCGCGAAGCGACCCGCTCTACGCCGCGTTCGTGCTCGCTGTCGCTATGGGACTGCGCCGCGGTGAACTGGTGGGCCTGCGCTGGTCGGACCTGGACTTGGACAACCGGGTGCTGCACGTGCGTCAGCAGACCCAGCGCCGCAGGGGCACGCTCTACGACGACGACCCCAAGAGCCGTCGCAGTCGGGTGGTCCCGATGCCCGCCCTGTGCCTCGCCCCGCTCCGGTGGCACCGGCTCCGGCAACGGGAGGTGTTCGCGCGCACCGGTGTCGCCTGGTCTGAGAACGGCCACGTCTTCGCGACGAGGAACGGCCGGCCGGTGGAGCCGCGGAACGTCTACCGGTCCTTCACTCGGGTTGCCGCAGACGCCGGGCTGAGGGTGGTCCGGCTGCATGATGCACGGCACGGCTGCGCCACGCTGCTGACTGCGGCCGGGGTCGCCCCGCGGGTCATCATGGAGATCCTCGGGCACAGCCAGATCAGCATCACCATGGACGTCTACACGCACGTCGTGCACGACACGCAGCGGGAGGCGATCAGCCACATGGACCGCCTGCTCAAGCGCCGTCTGCCTGCTGCCTGA
- a CDS encoding M6 family metalloprotease domain-containing protein, whose protein sequence is MQPMQPTTRRIRSRRVAALATVTLLTLTVSTSAGTGHLPAGSTTAGSIALARSTALGPCMITGPMGVQMGEGIPTQPGYARSTGTVRALTLMVDFSDAPGPGSALERLAEFFPQTQNWFRTSSYGRLDYRPETPIHHWLRMPKPFKAYGIERGAPFDPGYRDLVQDIVATADPEVDFHSYDLLNVLVTPNAGPSALDTVLSVTFAGNTEAPIADGVPVSNASFVYSRQDDGSGSYAETGYRVLPHENGHTFGLPDLYTPEGGGAVGHWDIMSEDWGADNDLLGWHKWKLGWLDESQVRCVASPGTTEYTLTPLSRPGGEKLVFVPTSTKAGYAFELRTHDGNDSAICRPGILIYKVDAGVDTGNGPITVYDSKRHSGGCTRSPNVHAELSDAPFTPGESFKDPKTGITIAVTASDPSGDYRVSVTRR, encoded by the coding sequence ATGCAGCCGATGCAGCCCACCACCCGCCGGATACGCTCGCGCCGCGTGGCCGCCCTCGCCACGGTGACCCTTCTGACGCTGACGGTCAGCACCTCCGCCGGCACCGGTCACCTCCCGGCGGGCTCCACGACAGCGGGCTCCATCGCGCTGGCCCGCTCCACGGCGCTCGGTCCCTGCATGATCACCGGCCCGATGGGCGTACAGATGGGCGAGGGCATACCGACCCAACCCGGATACGCCCGCTCCACCGGCACCGTCCGAGCCCTCACCCTGATGGTCGACTTCTCCGACGCGCCCGGCCCGGGCAGCGCACTCGAACGGCTCGCCGAGTTCTTCCCGCAGACCCAGAACTGGTTTCGCACCAGTTCCTACGGCCGCCTCGACTACCGCCCCGAGACCCCCATCCACCACTGGCTGCGCATGCCCAAGCCCTTCAAGGCGTACGGCATAGAACGCGGCGCCCCCTTCGACCCCGGCTACCGCGATCTGGTCCAGGACATAGTGGCCACGGCCGACCCCGAGGTCGACTTCCACTCGTACGACCTCCTGAACGTGCTGGTGACGCCGAACGCCGGGCCCTCCGCCCTGGACACCGTCCTGTCCGTCACCTTCGCCGGCAACACCGAGGCACCCATAGCCGACGGCGTCCCCGTCTCCAACGCGTCCTTCGTCTACAGCCGCCAGGACGACGGCTCCGGCTCCTACGCCGAGACCGGCTACCGGGTACTCCCCCACGAGAACGGCCACACCTTCGGCCTGCCCGACCTCTACACCCCGGAGGGCGGAGGCGCGGTCGGCCACTGGGACATCATGAGCGAGGACTGGGGGGCCGACAACGACCTCCTCGGCTGGCACAAGTGGAAGCTGGGCTGGCTCGACGAGTCGCAGGTCAGATGCGTCGCGTCGCCCGGGACGACGGAGTACACCCTCACCCCGCTGTCCCGGCCCGGCGGCGAGAAACTGGTCTTCGTACCCACCAGCACCAAGGCGGGGTACGCCTTCGAACTGCGCACCCACGATGGCAACGACTCCGCCATCTGCCGCCCCGGCATCCTCATCTACAAGGTCGACGCGGGCGTGGACACCGGAAACGGCCCCATCACCGTCTACGACTCCAAGCGCCACAGCGGCGGCTGCACCCGCAGCCCCAACGTCCACGCGGAACTCTCCGACGCCCCCTTCACCCCCGGCGAGTCCTTCAAGGACCCCAAGACGGGCATCACGATCGCGGTCACGGCGTCGGATCCGAGCGGTGACTACCGGGTGTCCGTCACCCGCCGCTGA
- a CDS encoding DUF3631 domain-containing protein, giving the protein MTATIDGAALLNEVEAFHRRFNVFPREAAYVAVALWDAHAHLIECFETTPRIAFLSPEPGSGKSRALEIVELLTPRPVATVSASANALYRLVDSAEGLPTVLFDEVDTIFGPRAGADEALRGFLNAGYRRIGGALRCVGEGSNQNAQVFDSYCAVAMAGLGSLPNTVLTRAVIVRMRKRAPNEKVEPYRQRTHEKQGHALRDQLAKWADTVRDRVANAWPEMPEGVTDRPADVWEPLLAVADAAGGDWPARARAACVELISAAHDNDESSIGIRLLTDLRDKVFCGADRMPTAVIIECLLRMDDGPWGDVDDKPINSRTLGRLLGQYVTQANKPIKSRGIRTPSGFPKGYYAEDLADAWVRYCPPPPGESATSATSATLQVSGGESVADSATAIRHTSAESATQPVLAG; this is encoded by the coding sequence ATGACCGCCACCATTGACGGGGCCGCGCTGCTCAATGAGGTGGAAGCCTTCCACCGCCGCTTCAACGTCTTCCCCCGCGAAGCCGCCTACGTCGCCGTGGCCCTGTGGGACGCGCACGCCCATCTGATCGAGTGCTTCGAGACGACGCCAAGGATCGCGTTCCTGTCCCCGGAGCCCGGGTCGGGGAAGTCGCGGGCGCTGGAGATCGTGGAACTGCTCACCCCCCGACCGGTTGCCACCGTGTCCGCATCCGCCAATGCCCTCTACCGGCTGGTCGACTCGGCCGAAGGACTGCCCACCGTGCTGTTCGACGAGGTGGACACGATCTTCGGTCCCAGGGCCGGCGCCGATGAGGCCCTGCGCGGCTTCCTGAACGCCGGATACCGGCGCATCGGCGGCGCCCTGCGCTGCGTCGGCGAAGGCTCCAACCAGAACGCGCAGGTCTTCGATTCCTACTGCGCGGTCGCCATGGCCGGGCTCGGGTCCCTGCCCAACACCGTTCTCACGCGCGCGGTCATCGTCCGCATGCGCAAGCGCGCCCCCAACGAGAAAGTTGAGCCCTACCGGCAGCGCACCCACGAGAAGCAAGGCCACGCCCTGCGGGACCAGCTCGCCAAGTGGGCGGACACCGTCCGCGACCGGGTGGCGAACGCGTGGCCCGAGATGCCCGAGGGCGTGACCGATCGGCCCGCCGATGTGTGGGAGCCCCTGCTCGCCGTCGCGGATGCAGCCGGGGGCGACTGGCCGGCACGGGCGCGGGCCGCCTGTGTGGAACTGATCAGCGCAGCCCACGACAACGACGAATCCTCCATCGGCATCAGGCTGTTGACGGACCTGCGGGACAAGGTGTTCTGCGGCGCGGACCGCATGCCAACCGCCGTGATCATCGAATGCCTGCTCCGCATGGACGACGGACCGTGGGGCGATGTCGACGACAAGCCGATCAACTCCCGCACGCTGGGACGGCTGTTGGGGCAGTACGTCACCCAGGCGAACAAGCCGATCAAGTCGCGCGGCATCCGCACCCCTTCCGGATTCCCCAAGGGCTACTACGCGGAGGACCTCGCGGACGCGTGGGTGAGGTACTGCCCTCCGCCCCCTGGAGAATCCGCCACGTCCGCCACGTCCGCCACACTGCAGGTCAGCGGGGGTGAATCCGTGGCGGATAGTGCCACGGCTATCCGCCACACGTCCGCGGAATCCGCCACACAGCCCGTCCTCGCCGGCTGA